TGCTTTGTGCTGGTGCTGCTGTCAAGCTGGGCCGCTTGAAGCGGCCCAAGGCCGTAACCCGGCGCAGTTCGCCGGGTTTGACAGCTTCCTGACCGCCCCTCAATCCTGTGGCCGCAGGCCAGCCGGAAAAATGTTTGGGGCCGTTTCCAACATTTTCCGGCTGGCCGATAAGCCCTTTCCGGGTTCTGATCTTTTGATCTCTTCAAAAAGAACGTGCGGCCCCTGGCCGCTCCCTTCATCCTTTTTCCCTGCCGCGCTCGGCTCGGACGACGGGCCGCCCCGAGACCGACGACGGGCGCGGCCCTCCTGCCGTGACCAGCGGGACGGCGGGTCAGGGTGCTGCGCGGCCTCTGGGCCGCGCCCTCTTTTTCGGTGCGCCCCTCAGCGCCGAAGAAGCCCCGTCAGGGGCGCAGTGCAGCTTGCAGCAGCATCACCCGGAGGGTGAGCCACCATCTGTTGCCCCTTTTACCGGCACACCGCCTGCTGTCCCTTCCAGGGCTGAAAGGGACTGGAATGCGGTAAGAAATCCAGCGGCATGACGTGAGGAATGCCGCATGTTGGATTTCTGGTTTCCCGGCGCTCCCCAGCCGGGAAAACCGCATGGAAGGCCGCGCCAACGGCGCACCCAACCCGCCGTCGCCGAGAGAATGAAACACACCCGCCCTGCCGCCTTACCCCAGAATCAGAAGGTCAAGCCCTCGCCCTGAACACCTGCCCTCGCCTGGGCCTGAAACGCCCTGCACAACACCCTTTGTCCCGCCTGACAAACCAGACTGAGAAGAAGTCTCGCCGAGAAATCCACCGTCGCTCTGGTCCCCATGCAACTTCTGGCGCTACAGTTTGATCCATGAAGGGATCGATCTGGAGATTCTGGCCCCTGGTCCTGATGGGTCTGTCTCATGCCGCAGCAGCGCCCAATTGCGACACCCTACGGCTGAACCACTTTGAAGCAATAAGGTATATAGATAAAGCAGAGTTTCCCAATCCATCAAAAGAAGTGTTGATTGGGATTCAGGAAATGAAAAAACCCGTCGCAGTATGCGGACTAGCTGTAGAAAATACCACCAATTTAATTACGATCAAAGCCAAAAAGAGAGATATTCTAGCTTTCTCAACAAATACGACTGGTGACACATCGCCTATATCTCTTAGCAGCTATTCCATAAGGCAAGATGGCTTGGTGGTTGAGGGCATCAAGATTAATATAACGATGCTGGATACAGATAAAAACTACAGCGCAAAAGCAAGTATACCGGGTCTGATGATAGATAACAGTGCTGTCGGCATGAGGATAGATGGCGGAAAGCTCTTGCCGATGTATTGGCCGGACGGTGATTGGAACAGAATTGCGATACCTAAAAAGACCAGGACCCTTGAGTTTTACCTCAAGAGCGAACTGGATACAAACTGGCAAAGGGTAAGCGTGGATTTAAAATCACCCACGATTAAAGTCTATAGAAAATTCCCTTTTCCAGCCAAGTAAACTCTGAAGTAGCGTCTGGTCAATGGACTTAAAAATAACGGGGCCATAGCCTGCGCGTTGCGAGGCTCCCCGCCTGGAGGCGGGGCGGGGGGGTGGTGTCTGTGAGGCGGCAGCCGAACGGGCCAACACAGCAGCCGCCACCCCTGCCCGGAGAGCGGGCGGCTTCCTCGCCTTTTCCCCGGCGCTGCTGGCCGGGGCGGGCGCTGGGCTAGGCGGCGGCGGTGTCCGCGAGACTTTGCAACACCTGGCCGCGCTGGCAGGTGCGCTCGATCAGGACCGCGATCCCGTCCAGGTCCGGGTCATGGCGGCACGCCTCAAGCTCCCCCAAGGCTTTGGCGGTGCGCGCCGCGTGCAGGAGGCAGCTCGCCTGACGGTCAGGGTTCGGCGGGATGCTGAGGCAGGAGCGTAAATCTTCCAGGCGCGTCCCGGCCTTTGGGTGGCCGACAGCGGCGGCGCGGCGAGCCTCGCGGATGCGCTGGGCGTGCTGGCGGCGGGTAAAGCGCATGACAGCGGCGGCGGTCTCAGTTTCGGCGGTGCGGGCGGTGGGCATGGGGGGCGCTCCTCGTCGGGGAAGGGGGGGGGAAGGGGTGGCCCCGCCTGATCGCGGGGCCGTGCTGCTGGGGGCTTAGCTGGCGGCGCGCAGGCTGCGGCTGCGGGTATGGACCCGTTCGCTGCCGTACTTCTCGCGCATCTCCTCCATGCTGGTTTTGCCCCTGCCACTGCTGTATTTGCCCTTAAAGGCCCACTTCTCCCGCTTGTGCATCCACCAGTAGTCGGCGGCCTTCAGCGTGTCCTTGTGGGGCTTGGTCTCGCCGCTGACCCACACCCACGCCCCGATGATTTCAATGTCTATGCCCTCCAGATGGGCGATTTTTTCAATGGCCTCCTGAACTTTGGCTTCAACGTCGACCTCCTCCTGGCGGGTCTTGTACCATTTGTCCTCGCCGTAGTCGCTGTCCGGCTTGCCGCTCAGAATCCGCGCCATTGCTGCCGCGTACTGGTTGTTGATCTCCTGCATCTGCTCAGTGCTGCCGCCCTTGTCGGGGTGAAACTCTTTGCACAATTTGCGGTAGGCGGTCTTGAGTTCGTTGCTGTCGTTGATCTCTTGGAAATAGTTCATCTTTGGCGCTCCTTCCCTCTCTGTCTGAGGTAAGGACATTCTACAGTTTAAGCTATTTTATGTCAACACTTAGGACAGAGTGTTAAGGCACGTTTATGCCGTCCCTATCGGCTTTTCTCTCGCCTCGCACACGGCCCACACACCGCCCTCTCTGGGCGTCGTATGCCGCTCCTGGCGGCGCGGCTGCCCCCGTCTGTCCTGATCGCCCCGCCCCGCTCCTGGGTCTGCTTTTTCCCCCTGCTTTGCGCTGGTGCTGCTGTCAAGCTGGGCCGCTTGAAGCGGCCCAAGGCCGTAACCCGG
The sequence above is drawn from the Deinococcus sp. AJ005 genome and encodes:
- a CDS encoding molecular chaperone DnaJ translates to MNYFQEINDSNELKTAYRKLCKEFHPDKGGSTEQMQEINNQYAAAMARILSGKPDSDYGEDKWYKTRQEEVDVEAKVQEAIEKIAHLEGIDIEIIGAWVWVSGETKPHKDTLKAADYWWMHKREKWAFKGKYSSGRGKTSMEEMREKYGSERVHTRSRSLRAAS